From Ipomoea triloba cultivar NCNSP0323 chromosome 5, ASM357664v1, the proteins below share one genomic window:
- the LOC116021115 gene encoding transcription factor MYB90-like, whose amino-acid sequence MDKTAAKTGMKKGAWTEEEDNLLRKYIEEFGEGKWHQVPAKAGLNRCRKSCRLRWLNYLRPNIKRGEFAWDEVDLIIRLHKLLGNRWSLIAGRIPGRTANDVKNYWNTHLKKTAEFGKPPRRQQENGRENIVIGPPNSSKISSFLSLGTETTTTKTTMPDNDVSKRTFTPSPPADSVTQWWENLLAIGERDGAITWSPSLTTSDEGDKAVGDGETWSRVIGDGNSTFIDEGEFSWIEFQFRMGTSKWNDGIWDLGE is encoded by the exons ATGGATAAAACAGCAGCCAAGACTGGAATGAAGAAAGGTGCATGgactgaagaagaagataatcTTTTGAGGAAATACATTGAGGAGTTTGGAGAAGGGAAATGGCACCAAGTTCCAGCTAAAGCAg GGTTGAATAGATGTCGAAAAAGTTGTAGATTGAGATGGTTGAATTATCTCCGACCGAATATAAAAAGAGGGGAATTTGCTTGGGATGAAGTTGATCTCATCATCAGGCTTCACAAGCTGTTAGGCAACAG GTGGTCGTTGATCGCCGGTAGGATTCCAGGGAGAACGGCGAACGACGTGAAGAATTACTGGAATACCCACCTCAAAAAGACGGCTGAATTTGGCAAGCCACCTCGTCGGCAACAAGAAAATGGAAGAGAAAACATCGTCATTGGACCTCCAAACTCGTCAAAGATCTCATCTTTCTTGTCATTGGGAACTGAAACAACAACTACAAAAACTACTATGCCCGACAATGACGTGAGCAAGCGGACATTTACGCCATCGCCGCCGGCCGATAGCGTAACACAATGGTGGGAAAATTTGCTGGCTATTGGTGAAAGGGATGGGGCAATCACGTGGTCGCCGTCGTTGACAACCTCCGATGAAGGAGATAAGGCGGTGGGCGACGGGGAAACATGGTCACGAGTAATCGGTGATGGCAACTCTACGTTTATTGACGAGGGTGAATTCAGTTGGATCGAGTTTCAGTTTCGCATGGGTACAAGTAAGTGGAACGATGGTATTTGGGACTTGGGAGAGTAA